One segment of Natronosalvus halobius DNA contains the following:
- a CDS encoding RNA-guided endonuclease InsQ/TnpB family protein, with protein sequence MQYNYKYRIDPPEPLQEELLYHVDTCRQLYNNVLYLLNDADDIPSRYEVQGQLPDLKTWWDDLNNVHSKVLQMVVKRVYDNLSTLKAQKENGRSVGMLKWKPPREYRSLTYNQSGFKLKNTSGRPILWLSKIGEIPIHLHRDIPEDATIKQVTVKRDPTGEWYATFGIDVEKDPPEKPETTEEVVGIDVGILKYAHDTKGYAIESPDLSEERDRLDCAQRNLSRKEHGSANWEKQREVVARRHADLKRKRRDFLHKLSNYYAQEYDLVAVEDLDAKGLVELPGNSRDRVGAAWGTFLRMLEYKCEREGTHFVAVDPKNTTKECASCGIKTDKPLWVREHSCPACGFESDRDANAAWNILSRGLEDVGVVHSELTPVETALPVDTSVSAKRVVETGSPTLTE encoded by the coding sequence ATGCAGTACAACTACAAGTATCGAATTGACCCGCCAGAACCCCTCCAAGAGGAGCTTCTGTATCACGTCGATACTTGTAGACAACTGTACAACAACGTTCTCTACCTACTCAACGACGCAGACGATATCCCATCCCGCTACGAGGTGCAAGGGCAACTCCCCGACCTCAAAACGTGGTGGGACGACCTGAACAACGTTCACTCGAAAGTCCTCCAGATGGTCGTCAAGCGCGTCTACGACAACCTCTCCACGCTCAAAGCACAGAAGGAGAACGGGCGTTCCGTGGGGATGCTCAAGTGGAAACCGCCTCGGGAGTATCGGTCGCTCACCTACAATCAGTCCGGCTTCAAACTCAAGAATACGAGTGGTCGGCCCATCTTGTGGTTGAGCAAGATTGGTGAGATTCCGATTCACCTCCACCGAGACATCCCCGAGGACGCGACCATCAAACAGGTCACGGTCAAGCGAGACCCCACGGGTGAGTGGTACGCCACGTTCGGCATCGACGTGGAGAAAGATCCTCCCGAGAAACCTGAGACGACCGAGGAGGTCGTTGGCATCGACGTAGGGATTCTCAAGTACGCACACGATACCAAGGGATACGCTATTGAAAGTCCTGACTTGAGTGAAGAACGTGACCGACTCGACTGCGCCCAACGCAACCTCTCACGGAAAGAACACGGGTCTGCGAATTGGGAGAAACAGCGAGAGGTCGTCGCCCGGCGCCATGCTGACCTGAAACGGAAGCGTCGAGACTTCCTCCACAAGTTGTCGAACTACTACGCCCAAGAGTATGACCTCGTGGCGGTCGAGGATTTGGACGCGAAAGGGTTGGTCGAACTCCCCGGCAACTCTCGGGACCGAGTGGGGGCGGCGTGGGGAACGTTCCTACGAATGCTCGAATACAAGTGCGAGCGCGAGGGAACGCATTTCGTCGCTGTTGATCCGAAGAATACGACGAAGGAGTGCGCGTCCTGCGGTATCAAGACGGACAAACCGTTGTGGGTTCGTGAACACTCGTGTCCGGCGTGTGGGTTTGAATCGGATAGAGACGCGAATGCGGCATGGAACATCCTTTCCCGTGGCCTCGAAGACGTAGGAGTGGTTCACTCCGAATTAACGCCTGTGGAGACTGCGCTCCCTGTTGATACTTCTGTGTCTGCAAAGCGTGTCGTGGAAACAGGAAGCCCCACCCTCACAGAGTGA
- a CDS encoding mechanosensitive ion channel family protein, with translation MLPLQQAIPIDPQQYVPPLISAVTTVVLFVVAFALIYLLGKYFMTQAVESSLEYRGFDRTLIDLAVSMTAVVVAVVAVALAATVAGFGVVLAAFATLAGALALAIGFAAQDLIANFVAGVFIIQDKPFKSGDWIEWDDNSGVVRDIQLRVTKLDTFDNQLVTVPNSDLASAALINNEANDERRVSVEFGIGYEDDIEQAREAIIDEGSRIEGVLDDPEPTAPVTELGDSAVVLSGRIWMNTEESSYGAVRARFVEAVKERFDAEGLDMPYPNTELSGDIEVTNASKIETTADD, from the coding sequence ATGCTACCACTCCAACAGGCAATCCCTATCGATCCCCAGCAGTACGTCCCACCACTTATCAGCGCGGTTACGACTGTCGTCTTGTTCGTCGTCGCATTCGCGCTCATTTACTTGCTCGGGAAGTATTTCATGACGCAGGCAGTAGAGAGCAGTCTCGAATACCGCGGCTTCGACAGGACACTCATCGATCTCGCGGTGAGCATGACCGCTGTGGTGGTCGCCGTCGTGGCGGTCGCGCTGGCCGCAACGGTCGCCGGCTTCGGCGTCGTCCTGGCAGCGTTCGCGACCCTCGCCGGTGCGCTCGCACTCGCGATTGGCTTCGCTGCCCAGGACCTGATCGCCAATTTCGTCGCTGGCGTGTTCATCATCCAGGACAAGCCATTCAAGTCGGGCGACTGGATCGAATGGGACGACAACTCCGGCGTTGTTCGAGATATACAGCTACGAGTCACGAAACTCGACACGTTCGACAACCAGCTCGTCACCGTACCGAACAGCGACCTCGCGAGTGCAGCCCTGATAAACAACGAAGCAAACGACGAGCGCCGGGTATCGGTCGAGTTCGGCATCGGCTACGAAGACGACATCGAGCAGGCACGTGAGGCGATCATCGACGAAGGATCGCGCATCGAGGGCGTGCTCGACGACCCCGAACCGACCGCTCCGGTCACGGAACTGGGCGACTCGGCTGTTGTGCTCTCGGGACGGATCTGGATGAACACCGAGGAAAGCAGCTACGGGGCGGTCCGCGCACGATTCGTCGAGGCTGTCAAGGAGCGCTTTGATGCCGAAGGACTCGACATGCCGTATCCCAACACCGAACTCTCCGGGGACATCGAGGTCACGAACGCCAGCAAAATTGAGACGACCGCTGACGACTGA
- a CDS encoding ribbon-helix-helix domain-containing protein has translation MSTDTGDNGDMVKLNVKVPRRLLKELDELAEELNYTNRSEFIREVLRDTTEPILTPGAQEGISEGYADVAAGRTMSISEAKNRLGIDNDSGE, from the coding sequence ATGAGCACGGATACAGGCGACAACGGCGACATGGTGAAACTCAACGTCAAAGTTCCCAGACGGCTTCTGAAGGAACTTGATGAATTAGCGGAGGAGCTAAACTACACTAATCGATCAGAGTTCATCCGCGAGGTACTTCGCGACACGACCGAGCCGATCCTAACGCCCGGGGCACAAGAAGGCATCTCCGAAGGCTACGCGGACGTGGCCGCGGGACGGACGATGTCAATCTCAGAAGCGAAGAACCGACTCGGCATCGACAACGACAGCGGGGAGTGA
- a CDS encoding winged helix-turn-helix domain-containing protein codes for MTEFDPAPESNGAQRRWQAGTDTFGRVYDVVLGVTSPIAYTEIAELADCSPNAAKKHLERLAEMGIARADRDSRPATYERNEGYLEWQDASRIATELSVEEIINRVEALETQRAEYESQFGTADPTAVNVFDHGDHETIHERMTAVSEWQGVIRDIRLYELARQLSQNDGHLIPA; via the coding sequence ATGACTGAGTTCGATCCAGCCCCCGAGTCCAACGGTGCCCAGCGACGGTGGCAAGCAGGAACGGACACGTTTGGTCGTGTCTACGACGTCGTCCTTGGGGTTACGTCTCCGATTGCGTACACCGAAATTGCAGAGCTTGCAGACTGCTCTCCGAACGCCGCGAAAAAGCACCTCGAGCGCTTGGCGGAGATGGGCATCGCCCGAGCCGATAGAGACAGCCGCCCAGCGACATACGAACGAAACGAGGGGTATCTCGAATGGCAAGACGCCAGTCGGATCGCAACCGAGCTCTCTGTCGAAGAGATCATCAATCGGGTGGAGGCGCTTGAAACACAGCGTGCGGAATACGAATCGCAGTTCGGGACGGCAGACCCAACGGCTGTCAACGTGTTCGACCACGGTGATCACGAAACCATCCACGAACGGATGACCGCCGTCAGTGAGTGGCAGGGTGTGATTCGGGACATTCGGCTATATGAACTTGCTCGCCAGCTCTCCCAGAACGATGGGCATCTAATTCCAGCCTAA
- a CDS encoding ArdC-like ssDNA-binding domain-containing protein encodes MATKQPTVASFEETETRHDEMNETIESWLSDLVDLISEARASEEFKHWLEVQSRFHDYSHRNTLLIAQQCPSATRVAGYRSWQTNFDRQVKKGERAIWIWAPITARKCPSCGLSKSRHSSTGCEYTETPPEEWSKGLVGFKPVPVFDISQTEGEALPSLETETTGDAREIVPLLYEAGKALDIEVTIVATEAWPFGSARGVCEFHRDRRPTVKVRERTNTADLATTLVHEYAHVLLHADGLSKSEHASREVEAEAVAYIVGRYVGLDTSGSAFYLAAWQGDEPETVSERFERIRSSAHIVIKQLESIE; translated from the coding sequence ATGGCAACGAAACAACCCACAGTAGCGTCGTTCGAGGAGACCGAAACTCGACACGACGAGATGAACGAGACGATCGAATCGTGGCTTAGCGATCTCGTCGATCTGATCAGCGAAGCACGAGCGAGTGAGGAGTTCAAACACTGGCTCGAAGTACAGAGTCGCTTTCACGACTACTCTCACCGGAATACGCTCTTGATCGCCCAGCAGTGTCCATCAGCAACGCGCGTCGCCGGGTATCGAAGCTGGCAAACGAATTTCGACCGGCAGGTCAAAAAAGGAGAACGAGCGATCTGGATCTGGGCACCAATCACGGCTCGAAAATGTCCATCCTGTGGGCTCTCGAAATCGCGTCACTCGAGTACTGGGTGTGAGTACACCGAAACGCCTCCAGAGGAGTGGTCGAAAGGCCTCGTCGGATTCAAGCCCGTTCCCGTCTTCGATATTTCTCAGACAGAAGGCGAGGCGCTTCCGTCGCTCGAGACCGAAACAACGGGAGATGCTCGCGAGATCGTTCCCCTACTCTATGAAGCCGGGAAGGCGCTCGATATCGAGGTGACGATCGTAGCTACGGAAGCGTGGCCCTTCGGCTCAGCCAGAGGCGTCTGTGAGTTTCATCGCGACAGGCGGCCCACCGTCAAAGTACGTGAGCGTACAAACACTGCCGACCTCGCTACGACGCTCGTGCACGAATACGCCCATGTGCTGTTACACGCAGATGGTCTCAGCAAGAGCGAACATGCGAGTCGCGAGGTCGAAGCCGAGGCAGTCGCCTACATCGTTGGTCGATACGTCGGGCTCGATACGAGCGGCTCGGCGTTTTACCTGGCCGCGTGGCAAGGCGACGAACCTGAAACGGTGAGTGAACGTTTCGAGCGTATTCGCTCGAGTGCACATATAGTTATCAAACAACTGGAGTCAATTGAGTAA
- a CDS encoding toxin-antitoxin system TumE family protein, whose protein sequence is MIENVVIRRTSDTDTYPSGWKYTLHLGTLEDLTLIRYDNVHEDTKGHELHTAAGDTDVEFPGMEALLAEFWASADKYWDAVNGDPTRPYR, encoded by the coding sequence CTGATTGAGAACGTCGTTATTCGACGGACGAGTGACACAGATACGTACCCATCCGGGTGGAAGTATACTCTCCACCTTGGAACGCTAGAGGATCTAACGCTCATCCGATACGACAACGTTCACGAGGATACGAAAGGCCACGAACTCCACACGGCTGCAGGAGACACAGATGTTGAGTTTCCTGGGATGGAAGCATTGCTCGCCGAGTTCTGGGCCAGCGCAGATAAATACTGGGACGCCGTCAACGGCGATCCAACTCGACCATACCGATAA
- the tnpA gene encoding IS200/IS605 family transposase: MKYNLQTGSHTVYALQYHFVTVTKYRAAILTEEIAERLGEIANELSEDFGVDIQNVNGGADHIHILFTAKPTTDITKFINSLKGVTSRKVRSEYPEVKQTLEDSFWQPGYFLASTGQVSIDVLMDYVEDQ; the protein is encoded by the coding sequence ATGAAGTACAACCTTCAAACAGGGTCGCACACGGTATACGCGCTCCAATATCACTTTGTGACCGTCACGAAGTACCGTGCGGCTATCCTCACCGAAGAAATCGCAGAACGTCTCGGTGAGATTGCGAACGAACTCTCGGAGGACTTCGGGGTTGACATTCAGAACGTGAATGGCGGGGCCGACCACATCCACATCCTGTTCACCGCGAAACCGACCACTGACATAACGAAGTTCATCAATTCGCTAAAGGGCGTGACGTCACGGAAGGTTCGGAGCGAGTACCCTGAAGTGAAACAGACGCTCGAAGATTCGTTCTGGCAACCGGGATACTTCCTCGCCAGCACGGGGCAAGTGAGCATTGACGTTCTCATGGACTACGTGGAGGATCAGTAA
- a CDS encoding DNA-binding protein encodes MSTKKSVSKIVSVDEQAYEQEAVRGEDVVDETPEFRPTVEMEIQAKVDSNHPEGMVDTSGDRIYGVTLAQEERIRAREEELERISVQAAFGRQEGRAERTRAVVEAARRERPVNEVDPREKLERRELGQVNRQARRLAEDVQGGYTRAVIGKRIASRVLEGADMFEAVMDTKEEIQHEAGTIVPIGRLESIRKGEVSVEGRVIELWDASSPAIQQVGLLEDETGRTKFTIWAKSRQTMVREGERVRFRTAAKNWYNGRCSIALTRWSEIVFPERESWWE; translated from the coding sequence ATGTCTACTAAGAAGTCAGTCAGTAAGATCGTTTCGGTCGATGAACAGGCGTACGAACAGGAGGCGGTTCGAGGAGAAGACGTCGTCGATGAGACTCCAGAGTTCCGGCCAACGGTCGAGATGGAGATACAGGCGAAGGTGGATTCGAACCACCCGGAGGGGATGGTCGACACCAGCGGAGATCGGATCTACGGCGTGACCCTGGCCCAGGAAGAGCGCATTCGAGCGAGAGAGGAAGAACTCGAGCGAATCAGCGTACAGGCAGCGTTCGGTCGACAGGAGGGACGAGCGGAGCGAACGAGAGCAGTAGTTGAAGCGGCGCGTCGTGAGCGGCCGGTCAACGAAGTCGATCCTCGAGAGAAACTCGAGCGAAGAGAACTGGGACAGGTCAATCGGCAGGCACGGCGGTTGGCAGAAGACGTCCAAGGTGGGTACACGCGAGCGGTCATCGGGAAGCGAATTGCCAGTCGAGTGCTCGAGGGTGCGGACATGTTCGAGGCGGTGATGGATACCAAAGAAGAGATACAACACGAGGCAGGGACGATCGTACCGATTGGAAGGCTTGAGTCGATTAGAAAGGGCGAAGTCAGTGTCGAAGGCCGTGTGATCGAACTGTGGGATGCCTCGAGTCCCGCGATTCAACAGGTCGGGTTACTCGAAGACGAGACTGGAAGAACAAAGTTCACGATTTGGGCGAAGAGTCGACAGACGATGGTTCGAGAAGGCGAACGGGTGCGGTTCAGGACGGCGGCGAAGAACTGGTACAATGGTCGGTGTTCGATTGCGCTGACTCGGTGGTCGGAAATCGTGTTCCCAGAGCGCGAGTCCTGGTGGGAGTAG
- a CDS encoding PadR family transcriptional regulator yields MYDLTGFQRDLLYAAAGLDEPHGLAIKDELENYYEKEIHHGRLYPNLDTLVDKGLIEKGEADRRTNVYSVTRRGRREIEDRRQWEDQYVESILSVTYD; encoded by the coding sequence ATGTACGACCTGACTGGGTTCCAGCGTGACCTCTTGTATGCGGCTGCAGGGCTGGACGAACCGCATGGACTCGCGATCAAAGACGAACTCGAGAATTACTACGAGAAAGAGATCCACCATGGCCGTCTCTATCCGAATCTTGACACCCTCGTCGACAAAGGACTGATCGAGAAAGGTGAGGCCGATCGTCGGACGAACGTCTATTCCGTGACGCGCCGAGGACGTCGTGAGATCGAAGATCGACGACAGTGGGAAGACCAGTACGTCGAAAGTATTCTGTCAGTAACCTACGACTGA
- a CDS encoding transcriptional regulator gives MTTLHITVGDREQLREDTLQFVADAEEEIGNERSILQFGTYDDLVANLTPLRLELIQAIAEQNPTSMREAARLVDRDVSDVHSDLKQLEVLGVLSLEEGGPGGAMQPVVPFDRIEMHIDYPLLEDRDADSAPASV, from the coding sequence ATGACCACGCTACACATCACAGTCGGCGACCGAGAACAGCTTCGTGAGGACACGCTGCAGTTCGTCGCGGATGCGGAAGAAGAAATTGGTAATGAACGGTCGATCCTCCAGTTTGGGACCTATGACGACCTCGTTGCGAATCTTACACCACTTCGCCTCGAATTGATTCAGGCAATTGCAGAGCAGAATCCGACGAGTATGCGCGAGGCCGCCCGCCTCGTCGATCGTGACGTCTCTGACGTCCACTCAGATCTCAAGCAACTCGAGGTTCTCGGTGTCCTTTCGCTTGAAGAGGGTGGACCTGGGGGAGCGATGCAACCAGTCGTTCCCTTTGATCGAATTGAGATGCATATTGACTATCCGCTGCTTGAGGATCGTGATGCTGACAGTGCACCTGCAAGTGTTTAA
- a CDS encoding SWIM zinc finger family protein has protein sequence MERHPLTQLEFTRRTARRAQYEAFEYTLIPEGVLVRNASHETPADHEYIVTIENGVPTHCECPADEYYEGACKHRVSVAIRRPLIQAITDQQLIADGGIPAESQEPEQAHESENDEPTKCVCAELSSLPCWECVRTGRKSLEKTE, from the coding sequence ATGGAGAGACATCCACTCACGCAACTCGAGTTTACTCGACGAACGGCCAGACGCGCCCAGTACGAGGCGTTTGAATACACACTCATCCCGGAAGGCGTCCTCGTCAGGAATGCCAGTCACGAAACCCCAGCCGATCACGAATACATCGTGACGATCGAAAACGGAGTTCCAACACACTGTGAGTGCCCCGCTGATGAGTACTACGAAGGAGCGTGCAAACACCGAGTGTCGGTCGCGATCCGACGACCGCTCATTCAGGCGATAACAGACCAACAACTCATCGCTGACGGTGGTATCCCCGCCGAAAGCCAGGAGCCAGAGCAAGCACACGAGAGCGAAAACGACGAGCCAACGAAGTGTGTCTGTGCTGAGCTCAGCTCACTTCCCTGCTGGGAGTGTGTTCGAACTGGTCGAAAATCACTGGAGAAGACAGAGTGA
- a CDS encoding transposase: MSATANKTLEATLAPPTAHKEEKLQDTLETYREALQDAFDSGADTMGGVSEVVTPFNLPYQAKAALCSYVKKLRTTYNAREIDDEHPLRLTNQAATFDHSSEREYEFTWWAPRPGHGTNFWIPLRINPEQEALWHDLLTEDAKAGQIRLQRHRKNWVLHVTVEYPIEEPTTDGDTTPVGLDTGETALITACGLKRGTPTRPVLWSGKRAKHLRKEMSTTLQRLQERDAEWRIDERFDYYQNALTDILEKASCEVVEYANTFENPVIVMEDLTYIRENLDYGKYMNRRLHAWAFARLQDRVEDKATDAGIPVEYVNPAYTSQTCHECGHIGKRSTQAELRCTNDDCHVSTFQADISAAASIAQRVDPWGESCTWKPCDDDSPQDGSGCDTAVRPPKPSAPTQMTLGAYES, translated from the coding sequence ATGTCGGCCACGGCGAACAAGACTCTCGAAGCAACACTTGCCCCGCCAACAGCGCACAAAGAGGAGAAGCTACAGGATACCCTCGAGACGTACCGTGAGGCGCTTCAGGATGCGTTTGACTCCGGTGCAGATACGATGGGCGGAGTCTCCGAGGTAGTGACACCGTTCAACCTTCCGTACCAAGCGAAGGCTGCACTCTGTAGCTACGTCAAGAAGCTCCGAACGACGTACAATGCCCGTGAGATCGACGACGAACATCCGCTCCGACTCACGAACCAAGCTGCGACGTTCGACCACTCGAGCGAACGTGAGTATGAGTTTACGTGGTGGGCACCGCGACCGGGGCACGGAACGAACTTCTGGATTCCGCTTCGAATCAACCCGGAGCAAGAAGCCCTCTGGCACGATCTACTCACCGAGGATGCGAAAGCCGGTCAGATTCGACTTCAGCGTCACCGGAAGAACTGGGTACTTCACGTCACCGTCGAGTACCCGATTGAAGAACCGACGACGGACGGTGACACCACACCAGTCGGGCTTGATACCGGCGAGACTGCGCTAATTACGGCCTGTGGCCTTAAGCGCGGTACGCCGACAAGACCCGTTCTTTGGAGTGGCAAACGTGCGAAACACCTCCGAAAGGAGATGTCGACCACGCTTCAGCGACTACAGGAACGCGATGCTGAATGGCGCATTGACGAACGGTTCGACTACTACCAAAACGCGCTTACGGATATTCTCGAGAAGGCCAGCTGCGAAGTCGTCGAATACGCTAACACCTTCGAGAATCCGGTGATCGTGATGGAGGACTTGACGTACATCCGCGAGAACTTGGACTACGGCAAGTACATGAACCGACGACTCCACGCATGGGCCTTTGCACGGCTTCAGGATCGTGTTGAGGACAAAGCGACGGACGCTGGTATCCCAGTCGAATATGTGAATCCAGCCTACACGTCCCAGACGTGCCACGAGTGCGGACACATCGGGAAGCGAAGTACGCAAGCCGAACTCCGATGTACGAACGACGACTGTCACGTCTCGACGTTTCAGGCGGATATCAGTGCTGCTGCAAGCATCGCTCAACGGGTTGACCCGTGGGGAGAGAGTTGCACTTGGAAACCGTGTGACGATGACTCGCCACAGGATGGGAGCGGTTGTGACACCGCCGTAAGACCACCCAAGCCGAGCGCACCTACGCAAATGACGCTTGGAGCGTATGAGTCTTAA
- a CDS encoding RNA-guided endonuclease InsQ/TnpB family protein has protein sequence MLEVHRTYRAKILSHSQVERMLDRHGWSASKLWNVANYHSRQVWEETGEIPDHGDLKDELKTHPKYKGLHSQSSQRVLEELAEAFNSWYGKRKSDSRANPPGYRKKNYYDSQGRRVHEEHPRSTVTWKQNGIRHDTKNNRVRLSKGANHKEHPKAWEYILIEYETRPGITVENLQQVRAVYDKVKRRWELHLVCKHEVETPAAPGTESAGVDLGICNFVAVAYSTEQADLYPGNRLKQDGYYFPKEIARCDKSGGEAATRHHHTWSERRTHFFHSLAKHIVERCVEQEVGRINVGKLSGVREDENGDSKNWGRHGNLDLHGWAFDRLTSILTYKTKVSGIKVVEVSERDTSKTCCICGREEDSQRVERGLYVCEACEAAFNADVNGAENIRLDINKSNSESSTSLDEDRSTGWLAQPEVYLHDLSRGFQPRAEVVDCKP, from the coding sequence ATGCTGGAAGTCCACCGCACCTACCGAGCGAAAATCCTCAGCCACTCGCAAGTGGAACGAATGCTCGACCGGCACGGATGGTCGGCCAGTAAACTCTGGAACGTCGCTAACTACCACTCCCGGCAAGTCTGGGAGGAGACGGGCGAAATCCCCGACCACGGTGACCTCAAAGACGAGTTGAAGACTCATCCAAAATACAAAGGACTGCACTCCCAGTCCAGTCAGCGCGTTCTGGAGGAACTCGCTGAAGCCTTCAACTCGTGGTACGGAAAGAGGAAGTCTGACAGTCGAGCGAATCCGCCTGGCTACCGCAAGAAAAACTACTACGACTCACAAGGCCGCCGCGTCCACGAAGAACACCCGCGTAGCACGGTGACGTGGAAACAAAACGGCATCCGCCACGACACGAAGAACAACCGTGTTCGGCTCTCAAAAGGCGCGAACCACAAGGAACACCCGAAAGCGTGGGAGTACATCCTCATCGAGTACGAAACCCGCCCCGGAATCACCGTCGAGAACCTGCAACAGGTCAGAGCCGTCTACGACAAGGTAAAAAGGCGATGGGAACTGCATCTCGTCTGCAAACACGAAGTGGAGACGCCCGCTGCACCCGGAACCGAGTCGGCTGGTGTCGACCTCGGTATCTGCAACTTCGTAGCAGTCGCATACAGCACCGAGCAAGCCGACCTCTACCCCGGCAACCGTTTGAAACAGGACGGCTACTACTTCCCGAAAGAAATCGCCAGATGTGACAAATCAGGTGGCGAAGCAGCCACCAGACACCACCACACGTGGTCGGAACGCCGAACCCACTTCTTCCACAGCCTCGCCAAACACATCGTTGAACGGTGTGTCGAGCAAGAAGTTGGTCGGATAAACGTCGGGAAACTCTCTGGTGTACGAGAGGACGAGAACGGTGACTCGAAAAACTGGGGACGCCACGGCAACCTCGACCTGCACGGGTGGGCGTTCGACCGCCTCACGTCGATTCTCACCTACAAAACGAAGGTTTCGGGTATCAAAGTCGTAGAAGTGTCCGAACGCGACACGAGCAAGACGTGTTGTATCTGCGGGAGAGAAGAGGATAGTCAGCGTGTCGAACGTGGACTGTACGTCTGTGAGGCGTGTGAGGCCGCGTTCAACGCTGATGTGAACGGGGCGGAGAACATCCGTCTCGATATCAATAAAAGTAACTCCGAGTCTTCGACCAGTTTGGACGAAGATAGGAGTACCGGCTGGTTGGCACAGCCCGAAGTCTACCTTCATGACCTCTCCCGAGGATTCCAACCTCGGGCAGAGGTGGTAGACTGCAAACCCTAA
- a CDS encoding DUF2080 family transposase-associated protein — translation MMDRFEIEGEEVLDGTAKPSGNSAHVIVPKRWRGADVKVVRVSKPNSDE, via the coding sequence GTGATGGATAGGTTTGAAATCGAAGGCGAGGAAGTCCTCGATGGCACGGCAAAACCGTCGGGCAATAGCGCTCACGTCATCGTTCCCAAACGCTGGCGCGGAGCCGACGTGAAAGTCGTCCGCGTCTCCAAACCTAACTCAGACGAATAG
- a CDS encoding type II toxin-antitoxin system RelE family toxin, with the protein MPHDIILTETFFSTVEQFETEDAKRVINKLEGIRDFPGHFLDRLKNHPGYKLRVGDFRVLIDWDKDNEQIYAIDVFERKKEYRELGKYREVWGSWCDDE; encoded by the coding sequence GTGCCACACGATATTATCCTGACGGAAACATTCTTTTCGACAGTAGAACAGTTCGAGACAGAAGACGCGAAGCGCGTTATCAACAAACTGGAAGGCATAAGGGACTTTCCCGGCCACTTTCTCGATCGGCTGAAGAACCACCCAGGGTACAAGCTCCGGGTCGGTGACTTCCGTGTGCTGATCGACTGGGACAAAGACAACGAGCAGATCTACGCCATCGATGTCTTCGAGCGCAAGAAGGAATATCGGGAACTCGGGAAGTACCGTGAGGTCTGGGGGTCCTGGTGCGACGACGAGTAG